In Solanum pennellii chromosome 7, SPENNV200, the following are encoded in one genomic region:
- the LOC107025955 gene encoding cyprosin-like has product MGTRYGACLIALCLLLLLSPLVFSVSNDGLVRVEIKKRKLDQTNHVFGGIDSNGVHSARKYRLGGNVGDSDSGIIALKNYLDAQYFGEISIGSPPQKFTVIFDTGSSNLWVPSAKCHFSLACYLHPKYKSSHSSTYKKNGTSAAIHYGTGSISGYFSNDNVKVGDLVVKDQDFIEATREPGITFLAAKFDGILGLGFQEISVGKAVPVWYNMVNQGLVKQSVFSFWFNRNAEEEEGGELVIGGVDPKHFKGEHTYVPVTHKGYWQFDMGDVLVGGETTGFCSGGCSAIADSGTSLLAGPTTIITQINHAIGASGVVSQECKSVVSEYGKTILDLLESKAAPQQICSQIGLCSRDGGKDVSMIIESVVDKHNEASNGVHDEMCRVCEMAVVWMQNQLRRNETADRIFDYMNKLCDRIPSPMGESAVDCNSLASMPNVSFTVGDKTFELTPQQYVLKVGEAPVAQCISGFTALDVPPPRGPLWILGDVFMGRYHTVFDYENMRVGFAEAA; this is encoded by the exons ATGGGTACTAGATATGGAGCCTGTTTAATTGCGCTGTGCTTGTTGCTTCTTTTATCCCCTTTGGTGTTTTCGGTATCAAATGATGGACTGGTCAGAGTTGAAATTAAGAAGAGGAAGTTGGATCAGACTAACCATGTTTTTGGGGGCATTGATTCTAATGGAGTGCATTCTGCACGAAAGTATCGTCTTGGTGGAAATGTAGGAGATTCAGACTCTGGTATTATTGCACTAAAGAACTACTTGGATGCTCAGTACTTTGGTGAGATTAGCATTGGCTCACCACCTCAAAAGTTCACTGTCATCTTTGATACTGGAAGTTCTAATCTTTGGGTGCCCTCTGCAAAATGTCATTTTTCA CTTGCTTGTTATCTCCACCCGAAATACAAGTCAAGTCACTCCAGTACCTACAAAAAGAACG GGACATCTGCTGCAATCCACTATGGAACTGGATCTATTTCTGGATATTTTAGCAATGACAATGTCAAAGTTGGCGATCTCGTTGTCAAAGATCAG GACTTTATCGAGGCAACTCGAGAACCAGGCATCACCTTTTTGGCAGCCAAGTTTGATGGTATTCTTGGACTTGGATTTCAAGAGATATCTGTAGGGAAAGCTGTCCCTGTCTG GTACAATATGGTAAATCAAGGTCTTGTTAAACAATCTGTCTTCTCATTCTGGTTCAATCGGAATGCTGAAGAGGAAGAAGGAGGTGAACTTGTTATCGGTGGAGTTGATCCCAAACATTTCAAGGGTGAACATACATATGTTCCTGTAACTCACAAAGGCTACTGGCAG TTTGATATGGGTGATGTGCTTGTCGGTGGTGAAACAACtg GATTTTGTTCTGGTGGTTGTTCAGCAATTGCAGACTCTGGAACGTCCTTATTGGCAGGACCAACA ACCATTATTACTCAAATAAATCATGCAATTGGAGCGTCAGGAGTTGTCAGCCAGGAGTGCAAGTCAGTAGTCAGTGAATATGGAAAAACTATACTGGATCTACTCGAATCAAAG GCAGCGCCTCAACAGATCTGCTCCCAAATCGGTTTATGCTCTAGGGATGGTGGAAAAGATGTTAG CATGATTATTGAGAGTGTGGTGGACAAACACAATGAGGCTTCGAATGGTGTGCATGACGAGATGTGCAGGGTTTGTGAGATGGCTGTGGTATGGATGCAAAACCAATTAAGGCGAAATGAAACTGCAGATAGAATCTTTGACTATATGAATAAG CTTTGCGACCGAATTCCCAGTCCAATGGGAGAATCTGCAGTTGACTGCAACAGCCTTGCTTCCATGCCTAATGTTTCCTTTACCGTTGGTGATAAAACATTTGAGCTGACGCCGCAGCAG TATGTCCTTAAAGTTGGCGAGGCTCCTGTTGCACAGTGCATTAGTGGATTCACAGCATTAGATGTGCCACCTCCTCGTGGACCCCTTTG GATCTTGGGAGATGTTTTCATGGGTCGCTACCATACAGTGTTTGACTATGAGAATATGAGAGTTGGCTTCGCGGAAGCAGCTTAA